GAAGACCAAAATTGCTCAATTAGAAGATGACAAAAAGCAGCTGCAAGACGACCTGCAGCGCGCCAAGGCGGAATTCCTCAACGTCCGCAAGCGACTCGAAGAAGAACGCACCCGCGACCGTGTCCGAGCCCGGATGCAGCACGTCGAGGAAATGCTCCCGCTCTGCGACAGCTTCCAAATGGCGATGAATGATAAAGCTGCCTGGGAGAAGGCTGACGAAGCGTGGCGTAAGGGTGTCGAAGGCATCCACATGCAACTCATGGGGATCCTCAGCGCCTACGGCGTCAAAGCAGTGGACCCAACCGGTGAGCACTTTGACCCAAACCGACACGAAGCCATCGGGACCGAAAAGGTTGACGATACGAAATTGCAAGATACGGTCGTTTCGGTCGTACAAAGAGGGTATGAGATGACACAAGACGGCAAGACAGAACTGATCCGCCCAGCCCGTGTCACCACAGGAACATTAGATGATTAAATTGAAATTTAGGTAACAAAGTACATATGGCAAAGATTCTAGGAATTGACTTGGGAACCACTAACTCAGCAATGGCTGTGATTGAAGCTGGTGAGCCAAGCATTGTTGAAAACAGCGAAGGAACACGCACGACACCATCGATCGTCGCGATCTCAAAGACCAATGAACGTCTCGTTGGCCAGATCGCAAAGCGTCAAGCAGTGACCAACCCAACCAATACGATCTACGGTATCAAGCGTTTCATGGGCCACGACTACGAAGACGCAGCGGTGCAGAAGGACAAGGAAGTCGTCCCATACGAGATCAAAAAGGGAGCAGACGGTGGCGCAATTGTCGTGATGGATGGTAAGGACTACCGCCCAGAAGAAGTATCTGCGATGATCCTCACGAAGCTAAAGCAAGATGCTGAAGCCAAGCTCGGCGAGAAGATCACTGAGGCTGTTATCACGGTTCCAGCCTACTTCGACGACTCACAGCGTAAAGCAACGCAAGACGCGGGTAAGATCGCTGGTCTTGAAGTAAAGCGCATTATCAACGAACCAACCGCAGCCGCGCTCGCATACGGTTTTAATAAGAAGAAGGACGAGAAGATCGTTGTCTACGACTTCGGTGGTGGAACGTTCGACGTGACTGTGCTTGAAGTAGGTGACGACGTGGTAGAAGTACAGTCTACCGACGGTGACGCCCACATGGGTGGTCGCGACATCGATCAGTCGATCGTGCGTTTCCTTATCGATGAATTCAAGAAGACTAACGGCGTTGACCTTGGTAAGGACAAGCTTGCACTCCAGCGTCTCGATGAAGCTGCAGAAAAGGCCAAGCTCGAACTTTCATCAACCACCGAAACTGACATCAACATTCCATTCATTTCACAAGGTTCAGACGGACCACTTCACATGGATGTGAAACTTACCCGTGCGAAGCTCGAAGAACTGGCTGGCTCATACATCGAGAAATCAATCGAGATCACTAAGCGCGCACTCGAAGCATCAAGCTTCAGTAAGGAAGAGATCAACGAGATCATTCTCGTTGGTGGACAGACTCGTATGCCAGCGATTCAGAAGGCCGTACAGGAACTCTTCGGCAAGGAACCAAACCGCACCATCAACCCAGACGAAGTGGTAGCGCTCGGTGCAGCAATCCAGGCAGGTATCTTCCAGGGTGACGTACAGGACATTACCCTCGTCGACGTGATCCCACTGTCACTATCAATCGAAACGATGGGCGGCGTCGCAACCAAGCTGATCGAGAAGAACACCCACATCCCAACCAAGAAGTCACAAGTGTTCTCAACCGCAGCTGACAACCAAACCTCAACTGAGATCCACATCACCCAAGGTGAACGACCAATGTCCGCTGACAACAAATCGCTTGGTAAGTTTGTACTCGATGGTATTCCACCAGCACCACGCGGTGTCCCACAAGTGGAAGTAACCTTCGATGTCGATAGTAACGGCGTACTTAATGTAACCGCAAAAGACAAGTCTACCGGCAAAGAACAATCAATCCGCATTGAAGCGACTTCAGGACTCTCAGAAGACGACATCGAACGTATGAAGAAGGAAGCGGAAGATCATGCTGGAGAAGACGCCAAGAAGAAGGAACTCATCGATGTGCGCAATAACGCTGAACAAATGATCTACACCGCTGAAAAGGCGATGAAGGATCATGAAAAAGACATTCCAGAAGATGTAAAAACTGAGATCAGCGACAAGATCAAAGCTGTCCAGGAAGTAAAGGAAAAGGATGACAAAGATGCGATCAATACTGCAACTGAAGCCCTCTCGACTTCACTCCAGAAGATCGGCGAAGTGATGCAGAAGGCCGCTGAAGAAGCACAAAAGAACAGTGCTGAAGGCGGGGAAGAAAAGAAGTCAGATGACGAACCAATCGTACATGACGCAGAAGAAGTGAAGGACGACGAAAAGAAGGACTAGTGAGTTTTTAGTGGCGGGGACGCTTCGCGTCCCCGCCACCCTAAAGCTCGTTTGCAACACCACAGACAAGCATCTTGCGTCGATACTCAGCGAGTAGCGACTATGCGCGGGAGGGTTTGGCTGGGGCGCGCAAGGAGCGTGCGAGTCGAGTATCGACCAAGATAATTGTCCGCCATACAAATCACACACCATGAAAGATTACTACCAAATTCTAGGCCTCCAGAAAGGCGCCTCAAAGGACGAAGTAAAAAAAGCTTTTCGTAAGCTCGCTTCACAGTACCACCCAGACAAAAAGACCGGTGACGAAGAGAAGTACAAAGAGATCACCGAAGCCTACGCGGTTCTTGGTGACGAAAAGAAAAAGGCCGAGTACGACACATACGGTCAGTCATTCAACGGCGCTGGTGGTGGCAATCCATTTGGCGGCGCTGGGTTCGACTTTTCACAGTTCCAGCAAGGATTTGGCGGGCAGGGGGTTGAATTCGATATCAATGACCTCTTCTCAAGCTTTGGCTTCGGTGGCGGTCGGAGTACTCGCCAGCGCGGACGTGATGTCTCAATTGATATCAACCTCACCTTTGAAGAATCAGTCTTCGGTGTGACCCGCAAGGTCCTCATCACCAAGAACAACACTTGTACGCACTGCGATGGTTCAGGTGCCAAGAAGGGAAGTGGCACAGAGACCTGTAGCACGTGTGGTGGACAGGGTAAGATCCACGAGAATCGCCAGAGTATCATGGGTGCTTTTACGACTGTTCGAGAATGTTCAACCTGTCATGGTACTGGTCAGATTCCAAAAGAACGTTGTCCGCATTGTGCTGGCGCAGGAGTCGCGCGCACTGAGGAAGAGATCTCGATCAAGGTCCCAGCTGGTATTCAAAATGGCGAAGTCATCCGCATGACTGGCCGCGGCGAAGCAATGCCGCACGGCGAGCCCGGCGACCTATACATAAAGGTACACGTCGAACAACATGCGACCATCAAGCGTGATGGCAGCACGCTCACCACCAAGCTTCCAATCAAACTCACTGACGCACTCCTTGGTGCAACCTACACCGTACAAACCCTCGACGGAACCGTTGATATCAAGATCCCAGCCGGCGTCACCCACGGCGAACTCATCCGTATCAAAGACAAGGGTGTACCGCTCGATCGTGGACGTGGCGACTTCATGGTCAAGATCTCAGTCGAAACACCAAAAAAGCTCTCGCGCAAAGCACGAAAGCTAGTAGAGGAATTGAAAGAAGAGGGTATCTAATTGCATATTTAAAATACTTTCTTTAAGATACTTCTAGTCACGTACTGGGAGTATTTTATGAAGACTTGGGAAGAAACCTTTCCGGTATCGCCGGAAGATTACGAGAACTATCCACTCACCAGAGATCAAGAAAACGAAATTGCCAGCACTGGCTTTGAACTCAGTGCCAAACAGCGCAGCGAAACGGCAGCTCGGCAACAGCGTGCGTTTGTGTACAAAAACAAACTGCTTGCAAACACGGGCATGACTGATTCTGAAGCAACTGAACACACCATCGGACTCATGAGGGAGTATTACAAGCAGCGGAGTTAATTTCGGCCCGCGAGACATTCGTCTCGCGGGCCGTTTTCCATTTACATTGAACCTTACTTGCCTTGCGCAACCACCGGCCAGACTACCGGCTGTGCATTCGCCTGACGATCGTAGAGCTGCAAGATCTCGCTACTGTTTGAGAGAATGGTTGTAATGACCGCTGCAAGCAAGACGGCCAAACCACCAGCGACAAGATTTTTATCAGTACACGCACTGCACGCAAATCGAATCGCTTGCACGGCCAACAGAGTCACTGAGACACCGATCATGAAGGAACCGAATTCAATATCCATCTGTCGCACCCTCTATAATTTGTTGAACGACTCTACAACTCACAGTATGCTAGGAGCTAATACCCGTCAACATGGATCTGCACACCAATCGACTCGACTTCGGCGATAGCCGCACTCCACACTCTAGTTTTATGCTCTTTGAAAATATCATAGAGGACCGAGGCAGTCGCTACTCTGTAAGTATGGGCAGGGTGACAAACCGCGAAGACATCGAAAACTTCTTAAAACAACTCAAAAGTAAAAAGAAATACGCCAAGGCCACCCACAACAGTTGGGCCGCGCGCATCAGTCATGAAGGCGCAATCTACGAGACCAAGAAGGACGATGGGGAAGTAGGTGCCGGAATGGTCATACTGCGCATCATGCAAAAAGAGAATGTGACTGATTGCATCATTTGTGTCACGAGATGGTTTGGTGGCATAAAACTCATGAACGACCGCTTCAAACACCTCCAAGACGCCACCAAATACGCCATTGACCAACTGTGAATAAGTTGTGTTATGAAGCATTGTCGAACCTATAATTAGAAATATGGATTGGGGACACATACTCAACTTTATCTATGAGTTTGCTTACTTTATTGGTGTGTTTGCATTGTTTATTGTCTTTGCCGTCTTCAAGGGAAGACAAGCGACAATCAATGTGATTTTTGGACTTTATCTCGCACTTTTGATCACGCTCGAGTTCCCGAACTACGATGCTATTTTCAAAAATATCGAGGGCGGTGCGCAAACTGCTATCGCACATTTGGTGCTCTTTGCGATCATTACCTTTATGACCACCGCACTTTGCTGGCGAGTCATGCCGGATGAATTCAGGGAAGAACGCTTCGAAAGCATGGGGAAGAAATTACTTCTCGCATTAAGTGCCACGATGCTGGTTATGATCTTTAGCTTCCACGTACTGCCAGTGACCGAATTCCTCACTCCTGGCACACCACTTCAGTCACTCTTTGGTCCGGAGCAATATTTCTTCTGGTGGCTACTAGTCCCACTGGTCATTCTCTACATAGTCTGAGCAAGCAAAAGAAAAAGCGCGACCGGTGGTCGCGCTTTGCTATTCGTAAAAGGTTTTTCTCAATCCAAACCCCACGATTCGCGAGCAGTCATGAGCTCGTCGATCTTTTCCTGGACGTCGTCCGGGTCCACATCGAGTCTCCGAGTGAGATCCCGCTCCTTCTCCATAGCGTCCTGATGGAACGCATAGTAGGGACAGTCGGGATCATCACCGGCTTCCGAGGTGTCTCCCGGGGCACGCTTGGCTTCGTACGCGAGGTCAAACTCGTCGACTTCGCGGAACGTAATTCCAGCGTGCCAAGCCTGCGGAACCTCGGTCTTTTCGTGATACTTAATGACGTAGTTGTAACGCCAGTCTCCCAGATCGGAGACCAGGATCACGAGCGTACCAAACATGGTGTAGTAGTAGTCACCAACGGTATTATACCGTTGCCACCAATGTTTGATCTCTTTTTCAACCGTCTTCCGCGGCTTATACTGACCAACGTAGCGCTGGTCCCAGTACGCGGTCCAGTACGCGGTCCACGGCCGTTTGACCATGAGCCACAACCGGACAACCAAGAGCAAACTTTTGCTAGGAACTTGCATTCGACACCTCCCGATGTCTTAAGTAACTTATGTTTACATTATAGCATATTTCTGCAAAAAATCAATATTTTAGGCCAAAATCCACACCTACCCTTGAAAAAGTTGCATTTTTGTGTTACTGTTTTAATACAACATTATGATTAACGTAGAAGCTGAAGGAATACAATTCGGCATCCATTTCATCCTGGATGGATACGGTGCCGCTAAAGAAACACTCACGAGCAGCAGTGACCTCCAAGACCTGCTTGAGCGCTTGCCAGCAGAGGTTGGCATGCACACTATTCACGACCCGGTCGTGGTAGAAGTCGGTCCAAACAACAAGAAAGACCCAGGAGGGATCAGTGGTTTTGTAATGGTGGCAGAAAGCCATATTGCGATCCACACATTCCCAAATAGGGGCTTTGTTTCTATCGATGTCTACACCTGCAATGACACGCTACCAACTGATATCTTGCAGCAGCGTTTTACTGAACACTTCAAACTACAAAATGCTGACGTGCAAGTGATCGCACGAGGCACCAAGTATCCTGAACACGATATCTACTAAATTCTGAATCACCATGAAAGTCTTATTTATTTCCGGAGAACTGATCGGCTCAGCAGTCGTACACCAACTTATCAAGGAAGGGCACGACGTAAAGTTATATATCGACCACGAAGATCGCCAAGACTGTTTCGACGGGATCGTTGAGCGTGTTGAATCCTGGGAAGACGAACTCGACTGGGTTGGGAAAGATGGCCTGATCGTGTTCGATGATGTTACGTTTGCAGGTGAACAAGACCGTTTGCGTGAAGCTGGCTACAGTGTATTTGGCGGGGATTCGAAGAGCGATAAGCTTGAGATCGACCGTCTTCATTTTCATGACGTACTCGAAGCGCACGGCATTAAGACTTTGCGCGCCTATAATTTTGAAACAGCCGATGAAGCAGAACGGTTCATCCGTGAACAAAATGGTTCGAAGAAGTGGGTACTTAAGCAAAGCAGTCATATCGGTATGTTGAACTATGTCGGGCAGCGCCAAGATGGCCAAGATGTTTTTGACATGCTTAAGATCTACCGCGAGAAGAACATCTCTCCCGTACATATCCAGCAGCGTGCAGAAGGGATCGAGATCGGTGTTGGCCGCTATTTCAACGGTAACGACTGGGTTGGCCCGATCGAGGTCAATCTCGAACATAAGCCGCTCTGTAATGGCGACATCGGCCCGCTCACTGCCGAAATGGGGACCGTCATTTGGTATGAGAACGACGAGACATTGCCTCTGTACCAAGAAACACTCGCAAAACTCAAGCCATACCTTCAAGAAATAAACTACAAGGGTGACATCGACATCGACTGTATCGTCAATGCCGAGGGTGTCTGGCCGCTTGAGGCGACCATGCGCTTTGGTACTCCTTCGACTGAGCTCCAGTGTGAACTCCACGAATCACCATGGGGAGATTTCATGAAAGCGATCGCTGACGGCCAACCATACGATCTACAGTACAAGACTGACTACGGCATCGTGGTGTCGGTTGTCATTCCACCATTTCCGTTTGCGCCAGAGATCTTTGGCGACTCAAATATTGAGACATGTCAGGGTGTCTCTGTATTCTTCAAAGACAACTTCAGCAAAGAAGATATGGAACACGTTCACTTTGAGGAGGTCTCACGCACCGTCAGTGACGACGGTCAAGAGCGCTACTATCTATCTGGGAAACACGGCTATGCACTCTACGCGACTGGCCACGGAGAGACTGTCGAAGAAGCACAGCAAAAAGCGTACGACATCATCAAGAAAATTATCATCCCCGAGATGTTTTACCGCACTGACATTGGCGACAAGTTTGTTCGCGAAGATCGGCAGCAGCTCAAAGACTGGGGATGGATCAAATAGCCACTATCTTCTAACTGCTACACTTACAACATGACTTGGTTTTTCTTCGCTCTCATCGGTCCGCTCTTGTATGCGACGACAAATCATATCGACAAACTTCTCCTTGAAAAATACTTCAAAGAAGGTGGGGTAGGGACGCTGATGATCTTTTCATCAGTTTTGTCGATCTTGATCGTGCCATTTGTGTATATTGGCGAGATCTACTTCCATGGGAGTTCGAGTGCGTTTTCACTTGGCTGGGTAAACACGCTCACGCTCTGTACGGTAGGGTTACTTAACATTCTCTTGCTTTGGTTCTACCTAAAAGCACTCGAAGACGATGAAGCCTCGATCGTGATCGTGTTTTATCAGCTCGTGCCAGTTTTTGGCTATATTCTTGGTTACTTCATCCTCGGTGAGGTTTTAAATCAGATGCAGCTTATTGCTATGGCGATCGTCATTCTCGGAACAAGCATCATTGCGGTTGAGATCGACAGTGAAAATAAATTCAAACTGCGCCGTAAGACGGTCTACTACATGCTTGGCGCGTCGTTGTGTTGGGCTCTTGGATCAGTGATCTTCAAGGCAGTGGCTATAGAAGAAAACGTCTGGGTGTCGCTCTTTTGGGAGAACACCATGCTCGTGATCGTTGGTATTTTCTTCCTCCTATTCATACCAAGCTACCGCAATCACTTTTTGACCGCGGTGCACAAAAACTCAGCTGCCATTCTTTCGATCAACGTCACCAACGAAGTACTCTACATGCTCGGTAACGCAGTAATGGCCTTTGCCTTCCTGATGGCACCGATCGCACTTGTGCTGCTCACTCAATCATTCCAACCTATCTTCGTGCTAGCGATCGGCATCTTACTCACCATTTTCTTCCCAAGATTAGGAACCGAGAAGATCGAATCAAAATACATCTTACAGAAATTGATCGCTATCCTGATCACTGGTATCGGTACATATCTACTGCTCACCAGTTAGCATTATGCACGCACGATCCAAAGTCACCTGAATGGCTTTGGTATACTATCAAGTGAAGCATGTCGCGGTGAATAAACATGCAGCACCTTAAAGACCATCTTTTGTCATATGTTCTCGTACCGCTCCTTATCCTAGCGGCGGGAGCTTCGTATTATCGCTTTATGGTACTGCACGACCATATGGTCTCATACGAAGGTTTTTGTGACCCTGCTACCGAAAGCTGTTTCGTTGGTTGCGAGGAAGAGGTTGATGATATTGCAGAGTGTCCGACCGATCTGGTCTTTTACTACACTGAGGTGGAGCGACACGCCACAGAGCTCTACACCCACTGCGGTGATTCAATCATCGATTGTCCTGAAGCTGACTACTGCACTGAAGACGAGCTAGATA
Above is a window of Candidatus Nomurabacteria bacterium DNA encoding:
- the dnaJ gene encoding molecular chaperone DnaJ, whose amino-acid sequence is MKDYYQILGLQKGASKDEVKKAFRKLASQYHPDKKTGDEEKYKEITEAYAVLGDEKKKAEYDTYGQSFNGAGGGNPFGGAGFDFSQFQQGFGGQGVEFDINDLFSSFGFGGGRSTRQRGRDVSIDINLTFEESVFGVTRKVLITKNNTCTHCDGSGAKKGSGTETCSTCGGQGKIHENRQSIMGAFTTVRECSTCHGTGQIPKERCPHCAGAGVARTEEEISIKVPAGIQNGEVIRMTGRGEAMPHGEPGDLYIKVHVEQHATIKRDGSTLTTKLPIKLTDALLGATYTVQTLDGTVDIKIPAGVTHGELIRIKDKGVPLDRGRGDFMVKISVETPKKLSRKARKLVEELKEEGI
- the speD gene encoding adenosylmethionine decarboxylase, with the protein product MINVEAEGIQFGIHFILDGYGAAKETLTSSSDLQDLLERLPAEVGMHTIHDPVVVEVGPNNKKDPGGISGFVMVAESHIAIHTFPNRGFVSIDVYTCNDTLPTDILQQRFTEHFKLQNADVQVIARGTKYPEHDIY
- a CDS encoding nucleotide exchange factor GrpE, translating into MVHENNEDTDIEVETTNEETGFEETELAEEEEQGKDKIKKLKTKIAQLEDDKKQLQDDLQRAKAEFLNVRKRLEEERTRDRVRARMQHVEEMLPLCDSFQMAMNDKAAWEKADEAWRKGVEGIHMQLMGILSAYGVKAVDPTGEHFDPNRHEAIGTEKVDDTKLQDTVVSVVQRGYEMTQDGKTELIRPARVTTGTLDD
- a CDS encoding EamA family transporter; this encodes MTWFFFALIGPLLYATTNHIDKLLLEKYFKEGGVGTLMIFSSVLSILIVPFVYIGEIYFHGSSSAFSLGWVNTLTLCTVGLLNILLLWFYLKALEDDEASIVIVFYQLVPVFGYILGYFILGEVLNQMQLIAMAIVILGTSIIAVEIDSENKFKLRRKTVYYMLGASLCWALGSVIFKAVAIEENVWVSLFWENTMLVIVGIFFLLFIPSYRNHFLTAVHKNSAAILSINVTNEVLYMLGNAVMAFAFLMAPIALVLLTQSFQPIFVLAIGILLTIFFPRLGTEKIESKYILQKLIAILITGIGTYLLLTS
- the dnaK gene encoding molecular chaperone DnaK encodes the protein MAKILGIDLGTTNSAMAVIEAGEPSIVENSEGTRTTPSIVAISKTNERLVGQIAKRQAVTNPTNTIYGIKRFMGHDYEDAAVQKDKEVVPYEIKKGADGGAIVVMDGKDYRPEEVSAMILTKLKQDAEAKLGEKITEAVITVPAYFDDSQRKATQDAGKIAGLEVKRIINEPTAAALAYGFNKKKDEKIVVYDFGGGTFDVTVLEVGDDVVEVQSTDGDAHMGGRDIDQSIVRFLIDEFKKTNGVDLGKDKLALQRLDEAAEKAKLELSSTTETDINIPFISQGSDGPLHMDVKLTRAKLEELAGSYIEKSIEITKRALEASSFSKEEINEIILVGGQTRMPAIQKAVQELFGKEPNRTINPDEVVALGAAIQAGIFQGDVQDITLVDVIPLSLSIETMGGVATKLIEKNTHIPTKKSQVFSTAADNQTSTEIHITQGERPMSADNKSLGKFVLDGIPPAPRGVPQVEVTFDVDSNGVLNVTAKDKSTGKEQSIRIEATSGLSEDDIERMKKEAEDHAGEDAKKKELIDVRNNAEQMIYTAEKAMKDHEKDIPEDVKTEISDKIKAVQEVKEKDDKDAINTATEALSTSLQKIGEVMQKAAEEAQKNSAEGGEEKKSDDEPIVHDAEEVKDDEKKD
- a CDS encoding YigZ family protein, whose product is MLFENIIEDRGSRYSVSMGRVTNREDIENFLKQLKSKKKYAKATHNSWAARISHEGAIYETKKDDGEVGAGMVILRIMQKENVTDCIICVTRWFGGIKLMNDRFKHLQDATKYAIDQL